A DNA window from Micromonospora inyonensis contains the following coding sequences:
- a CDS encoding Rieske (2Fe-2S) protein, translating into MSDDNGLTGPATRRTLLAGAGAVGAAVVLTACGGDDEPAGSGSAAPTSGGPGVSPSADAGGDRSAADAIVGTADVPVGGGVIFASKGVVVTQPSAGVFKGFSPICTHQKCPVSRIDGGTIICTCHNSKFSIEDGSVKGGPAKQPLPAKEIVVDGDQIRLA; encoded by the coding sequence ATGAGTGACGACAACGGGCTGACCGGGCCGGCCACCCGACGAACCCTGCTCGCCGGGGCCGGCGCGGTCGGCGCGGCGGTCGTCCTGACCGCCTGCGGCGGTGACGACGAGCCGGCGGGTTCCGGCTCCGCGGCCCCGACCAGCGGTGGTCCGGGCGTGTCGCCCAGCGCCGACGCGGGCGGCGACCGGAGCGCGGCCGACGCCATCGTCGGCACCGCCGACGTCCCGGTCGGCGGCGGGGTCATCTTCGCCAGCAAGGGCGTGGTGGTCACCCAGCCCAGCGCCGGGGTGTTCAAGGGGTTCAGCCCGATCTGCACCCACCAGAAGTGCCCGGTGTCCCGGATCGACGGCGGCACCATCATCTGCACCTGCCACAACAGCAAGTTCTCGATCGAGGACGGCTCGGTCAAGGGCGGCCCGGCCAAGCAGCCGCTGCCGGCGAAGGAGATCGTCGTCGACGGCGACCAGATCCGCCTGGCCTGA